The genomic interval CCTGGTTCAGCAAGGATTGCCATTGATGATAAAGAACTGGTCTTTCCCTGGCAAAGTGCCAGGATGACCAAATTGTTAGAGGAAGAAATAGGCATAACTCTGGGTCTCAAAGCAAAATCTTTGGCAAGGCGAGATAGGAAATATTAATGGTTTCCATGGAGTTTAGCCAGCTTGTATGTGGGGTACAGTGGATAAGCTGTCTTTGAAGTAGAGCAGTAATCGGCCTTTTTGCAAATGGCTAAGAGGAGGGTTGggctattggtttttttttgcaGATAAAGTCTCTGAGGAAAGGTGAGCTGAATGGTTGCTATAGTAACTGGCTGTTAGAATTGGTCCACTTAACTGTCCCCATAGTAACTAAGCTCCTGGAGAGCTATAGAGGAATTAGTTATCTTAACATACTACTATTATCCCCATGGTAACCAGTGCCTGAATGGGAGTGGTCAGCCACAAGGAAAATGGTGGGAAAACTTTGCTCCTGGGAGAAATGGGGTAAGAAGGAGGCAGCGATGTGAATTTCTTCATTAACCAAACCTCTCAAGAGCTGGAGTCCTTGAgatgtgtgtggagagagggaagagggtgcgtgcgtgcatgtgtatgtatgtgtgtgtgtgtgtgtgtgtgtgtgtgtgtgtgtgtgtgtgtgtgtgtgtgtgtttggggctaAATTGTTTCTAGGCTTGGGAAGAAGCCTGAGACAGTTGGGTGAATGAGGTCACTTCTTGCCCCCTGCTAGTTGGCGCCCAACTCACTCATGGGTTGCAGTGGCCGGTGCAGCTGGGAGGGGCTTCTTCTGGCTACACATTACCATTCTGGTGGAGAGTGCGCCGGCGCTGGCTTGACTGCATGCTCAGAACCAGGTACTGTCTCATAAATTCACTGAAGCGCTTCTGGTTGGCCAACTTCCGGGCCGACTTCCGGGCCCCAGTGAAGCCCCCAAACCTCTTCTGCAGCTGCTTTTGCTCCACCTCTTCAGCGTCATCTGCGCCAGGCGCCGTATCTCGCGCTTGCGCCACGCTCCTGACACGCGGCATTCGCTTCAGATGCTGCATCTCCGAGGCTTTTGGCTGGTAAAGAGCAGCTGACACGAGCTCTGGGTCAGCAGGGTTGAGCTGTCCAGAGCCACTGGCCATGACTTTGGTGCACGCAGTCCAGAGAGGGCGGGGGAAGACCTTCTCTTCACACTGGAGGATGCACACCTGCGAAGacacaggc from Acomys russatus chromosome 18, mAcoRus1.1, whole genome shotgun sequence carries:
- the Pnoc gene encoding prepronociceptin isoform X1, producing the protein MRILFGDILLLSLLSSAFSSCPRDCLSCQEKLHPGPDSFNLKVCILQCEEKVFPRPLWTACTKVMASGSGQLNPADPELVSAALYQPKASEMQHLKRMPRVRSVAQARDTAPGADDAEEVEQKQLQKRFGGFTGARKSARKLANQKRFSEFMRQYLVLSMQSSQRRRTLHQNGIQVIPRTACVHTQTCRPRVRIPSSLRH
- the Pnoc gene encoding prepronociceptin isoform X2, whose protein sequence is MRILFGDILLLSLLSSAFSSCPRDCLSCQEKLHPGPDSFNLKVCILQCEEKVFPRPLWTACTKVMASGSGQLNPADPELVSAALYQPKASEMQHLKRMPRVRSVAQARDTAPGADDAEEVEQKQLQKRFGGFTGARKSARKLANQKRFSEFMRQYLVLSMQSSQRRRTLHQNGNV